The Comamonas piscis region AGCAGCGACGCCTCGATGCCCAAAATCCAGAAGATGATGCCGCCCAAGGCGCCCTGGGTGGCAGCGACCGCCAGATTGCCTTTGACGGTGGCGCGCACCACGGTGATGAACTTGGCGCCCAGCTTGCGTTTGTGGGAATCGTCGAGCGGGGTGGCGGCCAAAATCTTGCGGATCAAGGTCTTGCCATCGCGCAGGAAGAAGAACAACAGGTAGAGCATGATGCAGAAGCTCACCAGAAAGCCCATGGTGTTCTGGCCAATGGCCAATACCTTGGTCGCCACATACTGGCTGGCCTGCACGGAGATACCGGAAATCTTTTCCTGGATCACCCGGGGATCGTTCAGGTTGAAGCGGGTGAGCAGGTCCAACACCCACTGCGGCATGGCGTTGTAGATCTGCTGGAAGTACTGGCCAAAGTTCATCTCACCCGAGTGCACGCTCTCGTAGATGGTGGCGGCTTCCTTGGCCAGCGAAATCGACAGCAGGATCAGCGGCAGGATGACCAGCACCAGGCAAAGCATCAGCGTAATCAGGGCCGCAATAGTCGGGTATTTGGGGAGGCGGACCAGGATTTTTTTGTGTAGAGGCGTAAACACAACAGCGAAGATCACCGCCCAGAAAACGGCCCCCTGGAAGGGGAAAAGCACGGCAAAAAAGGCAATGCTGACGCCTATTAGCAGCAAGATGAATGCTTTGTCGTGGAGGGGATGGTTGTTGAACATCGAGCGCTAGGGTGTAAATGGATAGCGCAAATGTATCTGAGTCCTGCGCAAAGCCACGTAAGCGCGATCCGACGTCTGCAGGCTCAGGGCCATCCAAGGACAACCCTAGGCGGAAGTGGCACAATGCTGGTTGTACGGCCCTTCCCAGCCACAGTCGCATCCGCCAATCGGTTCAGCCGTGTCGCGGAAGGTTGTTTATATGCACCAGCTAATGCTTTCCAGAGGAAAGCGGAGGTCAGCGGAGAAAATGAGCGATACGAATTCTGTGTATCAAGCCTATCAAGGCAACACGTATCTTTTCGGCGGCAATGCCCCCTATGTCGAAGAGATGTATGAAAACTATCTGGATAACCCAGGCAGCGTACCAGACACCTGGCGCGCTTACTTTGATGCACTGCAAAACGTCCCCGCATTGGACGGCAGCAATTCCAAGGATGTCCCTCATCTCCCGGTTGTCAATGCGTTCGCCGAACGTGCCAAGCAAGGTGGCACCAAGGTCGTTGTCGCGTCTGGCGCTGACTCCGAGCTGGGCCGCAAGCGCACCGCCGTTCAGCAGCTGATTGCTGCTTACCGCAATGTGGGCGCACGCTGGGCTGATCTCGATCCCTTGAAGCGCCAAGAGCGCCCAGAGATTCCAGAACTGGATCCGGCTTTCTACGGCTTCGCTGATGCCGACCAGGAAACCGTGTTCAACACCAGCAACACGTTCTTCGGCAAGGAATCGATGCCGTTGCGTGAGCTGCTCAATGCACTGCGCGAAACCTACTGCGGCACCCTGGGTGCCGAGTACATGTACGCCTCCGAGCAGAACCAAAAGCGCTGGTGGCAGCAAAAGCTGGAAACCATCCGCAGCAAGCCTGCCTTCAATGCCGATCAGAAAAAGCGCATCCTCGATCGCCTGACCGCAGCCGAAGGCCTGGAGCGTTTCCTGCATACCAAGTATGTGGGCCAAAAGCGCTTCTCGCTGGAAGGTGGCGAGTCCTTCATCGTGGCGATGGACCAGTTGATCAATGCCGCTGGCGTGACCGGCGTGCAGGAAATCGTCATCGGCATGGCCCACCGTGGCCGTCTGAACGTGCTGGTCAACACCCTGGGCAAGATGCCCAAGGACCTGTTTGCCGAGTTCGACCACACCGCCCCTGAAGAGCTGACCGCTGGTGACGTGAAGTACCACCAGGGCTTCAGCTCCGATGTGTCGACTGTTGGCGGCCCGGTGCACCTGTCGCTGGCCTTCAATCCCTCGCACTTGGAGATCGTCAATCCCGTGGTCGAAGGCTCGGTGCGCTCGCGCATGGACCGCCGCAACGACCCGCAAGGCAAGCAAGTGCTGCCCGTGCTGGTACACGGTGACGCAGCCTTCGCCGGCCAGGGTGTGAACCAGGAAACGCTGGCACTGTCCGAAACCCGTGGCTACACCACCGGCGGCACCGTGCACATCATCATCAACAACCAGATTGGTTTCACGACCTCGGATCCGCGCGATCTGCGTTCGACCACGTATTGCACCGACATCGTCAAGATGATCGATTCGCCGGTGCTGCACGTCAATGGCGATGATCCTGAAGCAGTGGCCCTGGCCATGCAGATGGCACTGGACTTCCGCATGGAGTTCGCCAAAGACATCGTGGTGGACATCATCTGCTACCGCAAGTTGGGCCACAACGAGCAGGACACCCCTGCGCTGACCCAGCCGCTGATGTACAAGAAGATTGCCCAGCACCCTGGCACTCGCAAGCTCTACGCCGACAAGCTGGCCACGCAAGGCCTGGGCGAGACCCTGGGTGATGACATGGCCAAGGCCTACCGCGCTGCGATGGATGCGGGCAAGCACACGGTTGATCCGGTGCTGACCAACTTCAAGAGCCAGTACGCGGTCGATTGGAGCCCCTTCTTGAACAAGAAGTGGACCGACGTGGCGGACACGGCGATCCCTGTTGCCGAGTGGAAGCGTCTGGCCGAGCGCGTGACGACCCTGCCGGAATCGGTCAACCCGCACCAGCTGGTCAAGAAGGTGTATGACGACCGCGCAGCGATGGGCCGTGGCGACATCAACGTGGACTGGGGCATGGGTGAAACCATGGCCTACGCTTCGCTGGTGGCCTCCGGTTACCCGATCCGCCTGTCTGGTGAAGACAGCGGCCGCGGCACCTTCACCCACCGCCACTCGGTCGTGCACGACCAAAAGCGTGAGAAGTGGGACGAGGGCACCTACATCCCTCTGCAGAACGTGGCCGACAACCAGGCTCCGTTCACCGTGATCGACTCCATCCTGTCCGAAGAGGCAGTGCTGGGCTTTGAATACGGCTACGCCTCCAACGATCCCAACACCCTGGTGATCTGGGAAGCGCAGTTCGGCGACTTCGCCAACGGCGCGCAGGTGGTGATCGACCAGTTCATCGCCTCCGGCGAAGTGAAGTGGGGCCGTGTCAATGGCCTGACCTTGATGCTGCCACACGGCTACGAAGGCCAAGGCCCTGAGCACAGCTCGGCACGCCTGGAACGTTTCATGCAGCTGTCGGCTGACCAGAACATGCAAGTGACCCAGCCGACCACGGCTGCGCAGATCTTCCATTTGCTGCGTCGCCAGATGGTGCGTCCGCTGCGCAAGCCGCTGATCATCATGACGCCCAAGTCGCTGCTGCGTAACAAGGACGCCACCTCGCCGGTGTCGGAATTCACCTCCGGTGGCTTCCAGACCGTGATTGGCGAGCGCGATGAGGCGATTGTTGCCAATGCCGACAAGGTCAAGCGCGTGATCGCTTGCTCGGGCAAGGTCTATTACGACTTGGTCAAGAAGCGCACCGAAGAAGGCAGCACCGACGTGGCCATCATCCGTGTCGAGCAGCTCTATCCGTTCCCGCACAAGGTGTTCGCTGCTGAACTGAAGAAGTACAGCAACGCCAAGGACATCGTGTGGTGCCAGGACGAGCCGCAAAACCAGGGTGCCTGGTTCTTTGTGCAGCACTACATCCACGAGAACATGATCGACGGTCAGAAGCTGGGCTACTCCGGCCGCGCACCATCGGCATCGCCTGCAGTGGGTTATTCGCACCTGCACCAAGAGCAGCAAAAGGCGCTGGTCGAAGGCGCATTCGCCAAGCTCAAGGGCTTTGTGCTGACCAAGTAAGCACGACCTCAGCATTTAACGAATACAGAAAGAATTGATATGGCCATCGTAGAAGTCAAAGTCCCCCAGCTGTCCGAGTCGATCGCTGAAGCCACCATGCTGACCTGGAAGAAGAAGGCCGGCGAAGCTGTTGCTGTCGACGAAATCCTGATCGAGATCGAAACCGACAAGGTCGTGCTCGAAGTGCCAGCCCCCGCTGCTGGCGTGCTGACCGAGATCGTGCAAGGCGACGGCGCCACTGTGATCGCTGAGCAGCTGATCGCCAAGATCGATACCGAAGCCGTGGCTGGTGCCGCTGCAGCCCCCGCTGCCGCAGCACCTGCACCCGCCGCTGCCGCTCCAGCCCCTGCTGCTGCACCCGCAGCCGCTGGTGGCAACAAGGGCGATGTGGCCATGCCTGCTGCTGCCAAGCTGCTGGCTGACAACAACCTAGCAGTCGGCGCTGTGGCCGGATCCGGCAAGGACGGCCGCGTCACCAAGGGTGATGTGCTGGCCGCTGTGGCTGGTGGCGTCAAGTCCACCGCTGCGGCGATCCCCACCGGCGCACCTACCAAGTCGCTGCCGCAAGTGGCATCGCCTGCCGCTGCCCAAGATCTGGGCGAGCGCCCAGAGCAACGCGTGCCGATGAGCCGTCTGCGTGCCCGTATCGCCGAGCGTCTGCTGCAATCGCAGTCGACCAACGCGATCCTGACCACGTTCAACGAAGTGAACATGGCGCCCGTGATGGCCCTGCGCAAGAAGTTCCAGGACGACTTCACCAAGGAACACGGCGTGAAGCTGGGCTTCATGTCCTTCTTCGTAAAGGCGGCTGTGCACGCCTTGAAGAAGTACCCCGTGCTGAACGCTTCGGTCGATGGCAGCGACATCATCTACCACGGCTACTTCGACATCGGTATCGCCGTGGGCTCGCCACGCGGTCTGGTGGTGCCCATCCTGCGCAATGCAGACCAGATGAGCTTCGCCGACATCGAGAAGAAAATTGCTGAATTCGGCAAGAAGGCGGCAGACGGCAAGCTGGGCATCGAAGACATGACCGGCGGCACCTTCTCCATCTCCAACGGTGGTACCTTCGGCTCGATGATGTCTACCCCCATCATCAACCCACCCCAATCGGCCATCCTGGGCGTTCACGCCACCAAGGACCGCGCCGTGGTTGAAAACGGCCAAGTCGTGGTGCGTCCGATGAACTACTTCGCGATGTCCTACGACCACCGCATCATCGACGGCCGCGAAGCCGTGCTGGGCCTGGTGGCGATGAAGGATGCGCTGGAAGATCCATCGCGTCTGCTGTTCGACCTGTAATCAGGTAGCCGGGCAGTGATGCTACGCGCCTTGGTTGCTGCGGCCTCTGCGTTGGTGCTGGGTGCCTGCGGCACCATGCCCCGTCCTGCTGCGCAGGATGTGGCAGCCCAGAGCTGGAGCGGTGATTACCGCTTCCAGTGGGCGGCGGGCACGCAGGCCGCACGACGCGGAATCCCCGCACCGGCACAGGTTCGCATTCGCCCCATCACCTCTGCCAAGGAGGTGCCAGGCGCAAAGGCGGACGGAAATGGCCCGCAATGGGCCATTTCCTTTGTTGGCGAGCCCGGTGCGCCGCTGCCGCTCATCCCTTTCAAGGCCAAGGGCTATGAAGAGATGGGCTGGGCGGCGATGCGTGCGGGCGGCAAGATCGCATGTCTGGAGTCCGGCTCCTTCATGTTTGTCTGCCGCACGCATCCTGGCACGACCTTGTCGTTCGGTCGGCAGAACGACGAACAACTGACCTCCAAAACGGGCCTCTTCGGTGTGGCATTGCACCAGGGCAGTTTTGAACTAACACCATTGGATTAATCATGAGCAAGCAATTTGATGTCGTCGTGATCGGCGGCGGCCCCGGCGGCTATGTGGCTGCCATCCGTGCAGCCCAGCTGGGCATGCAAGTGGCATGTATCGACGAGTGGAAGAACGCCGCTGGCGGCCCGGCACTGGGCGGCACCTGCACCAACGTGGGTTGCATCCCCTCGAAGGCGCTGCTGCAGTCGTCCGAGCATTTCGAGCATGCCAACCTGCACTTTGCAGACCACGGCATCTCCACCGGCAAGGTGAGCATGGATGTGGCCAAGATGATTGCCCGCAAGGACACTGTCGTCAAGCAGAACAACGACGGTATCCAGTACCTGTTCAAGAAGAACAAGATCACTTTCTTCCACGGCCGTGGCTCCTTCGTGAAGGCCGTTGATGGCGGTTACGAAATCAAGGTCGCTGGCAAGGAAGAAGAGTCCATCACCGGCAAGCAGATCATTGTGGCCACCGGCTCCAATGCCCGCGCACTGCCTGGCACGCCATTCGATGAAGAGCGCATTCTGTCGAACGACGGCGCCCTGCGCCTGGGCGCTGCGCCCAAGAAGCTGGCCCTCATCGGCGCTGGCGTGATCGGCCTGGAAATGGGTTCGGTCTGGCGCCGTCTGGGCACCGAAGTGACGGTGCTCGAAGGCATGGACAAGTTCCTGTCCGCTGTGGACGACCAAATCGCCAAGGAAGCCAAGAAGTCTTTCGACAAGCAAGGTCTGAAGATCGAGCTGGGCGTGAAGGTTGGCGAGATCAAGGCCGACAAGAAGGGCGTGCAGATCAGCTACACCAATGCCAAGGGTGAAGCCCAGCAGCTGGATGTGGACCGCCTGATCGTGTCCATCGGCCGCGTGGCCAACACCATCGGCCTGGCTGCCGAAGCCGTGGGCCTGGCCCTGGACGAGCGCGGTGCCATCGTCGTGGACGAAAACTGCAAGACCAACCTGCCCGGCGTCTGGGCGGTGGGCGATGTGGTGCGTGGCCCGATGCTGGCCCACAAGGCCGAGGAAGAGGGCGTTGCCGTCGCTGAGCGCATTGCCGGTCAACACGGCCATGTGAACTTTGCGACCATCCCTTGGGTGATTTACACCAGCCCCGAGATCGCATGGGTGGGCCGCACCGAGCAGCAGCTCAAGGCTGACGGCGTGGCTTACAAGGCGGGCACTTTCCCGTTCCTGGCCAACGGCCGCGCACGTGCGCTGGGCGACACGACCGGTATGGTCAAGTTCCTGGCCGATGCCAAGACCGACGAAATCCTGGGCGTTCACATGGTCGGCCCGATGGTCTCGGAGCTGATCTCGGAAGCCGTGGTGGCCATGGAGTTCAAGGCTTCGAGCGAAGACATCGCCCGTATCTGCCACGCCCACCCATCCTTGTCGGAAGCGACCAAGGAAGCGGCCCTGGCCGTGGACAAGCGCACCTTGAATTTCTGATCCTGAAGTTTTAGGCGAAAATAGCCTCTGGTGCAGATCGGTTCTGCGCCAGAGGCTATGTCATTTAGAAGGCCGTAAACAGGTTCTTATAGCAACAAGAGATTGAGACACCCATGGGTACAGCGGTAAGAGATGCATACGAGGCCGAACTCAAGGCCAAGGGTTTTCAAAGTGATCCGGCACAGATGCGTGCGGTGGACGCCTTGCAGCGCTGTGCCGACGAGTGGGAGGTGTACAAGAACAAGCGTTCCAACCCGCTCAAGAAGCTGATCAACCACCCCGATATCCCCAAAGGCGTGTACATGTACGGCGGGGTGGGGCGCGGCAAGAGCTTCATCATGGATTGCTTTTTCAATGCCGTGCCACTGCGCCGCAAGGTGCGCCTGCATTTCCATGAGTTCATGCGCGAGGTGCAGCGCGAGCTGACCTTGCTCAAAGGCACGCAGGACCCGCTCGATGTGCTGGGCGCCAAGATCGCCAAAAAATACAAGCTGATCTGCTTTGATGAGTTCCATGTGGCGGACATCACCGATGCGATGATCCTCTACCGCCTGCTGCTGGCCCTGTTCAACAACGGCGTGGGCTTTGTCACCACCTCCAATTTCACACCCGATGGCCTCTACCCCGATGGCCTGCACCGCGACCGCATCCTGCCGGCGATTGACCTGCTCAACGAACGCATGGATGTGATCAACGTCGACAACGGTACCGACTACCGCCGCCGTGCGCTGGAGCTGGCCCAGCTCTACCACACGCCGCTGGGGCCCGAGGCCGATGCGGCGATGGAGCAGACCTTTGCGACACTCGCCGAGGTGCCCGATGAAAAGCCGGTGTTCAAGATCGAATCGCGTGAGCTCAAGCCGCGCCGCCGTGCTGGCGGTGTGATCTGGTTTGATTTCCATGAGCTTTGCGTCAACCCGCGCTCGCAAAACGACTACCTGGAGCTGGCCACCCAGTTCCACACCGTACTGCTGTCCAATGTGCCGCAGATGTTTGTCAACATGGCCTCGCCTGCGCGCCGCTTCACCTGGCTGATCGATGTGCTCTACGACCGCCGGGTCAAGCTGATCTTGTCGGCCGCCGTGCCTCCCGAGCAGCTCTACACCGAGGGGCCGCTGTCCCATGAGTTTCCGCGCACCGTCTCGCGCCTCAACGAGATGCAGTCGCAGGAGTATTTGTCGCTGGAGCGACGCGTGGTTGATACCGCGCTGACTTGAGAGAAGAGAGGGTTTTATGCCTCGTTTGAACACCCTGACCCTGGCGCTGCTGCTGGCCGCTGGTGGCCTGGCCCAGGCCGCCACCAGCAAGGCCACGACCGCGCAAGATCGCACACAGGCCCGCGCACACATCGCCTCCGAGCGCAAGGACAGCGAAGCGCGCCTGGCCAACAACGAAAAGATCTGCTACCAGCACTTTGCGGTTACCGACTGCCTGCAGAAAGTGCGCCGCCAGTACAACACCGAAGAGCGCGCACTGCGCCAGCGCGAGCTGGCCATCAACGCGCAAGAGCGGGACGAGAAAACTGCCAACCAGCGTGATTCCCGTGCCTCCAAGCAAAATGATTTTGAGCGCAAGCACCCGCCGCTTGATGGCGGTGCCTTGAGCCAGCCTGATCTGGAGCAGCGCCAAAAAGAGCACGATGAACAGGCCGCCCAGCGCAGCAGCCATGGCCCCAAGCGCAATGCCGAGGGCATGGCCGAGCAGCAGCAGCGCCGCGAGCAGGATGCCGCGCACCGTGCTACCAGCCAGGCTGGCAAGGTTGACAGCAAGCAGCGCACGCAGCAGCGGCACAACGAAGAGCGCGCCGACAACATCAGCGCGGCACAAGAGGAATTTGACGCCAAGCAAGAGGCGGCGCAGCGCCGCCTGGAAGCCCATGACAAGCGCATGAAGGAGCAAGAGGGCAAGCGCAAGGCTGCGCCTTTGCCCGTTCCCCAATAAACAGCGGCTAGCTGCGGGTAGCTGTGCTGTGCCATGCGCCCTTGGTGCTAGGCAATGCGGCCCCCTCTGGATAACACCAAACCCTATAATGGAAGATTCGCGCCCGCACCGCTTCAGGGGAAGCCGGGCAGGCGCCACCACTGCCTGACACCATGAGTACACCCACTTTTTCCGTCGCTGAGATCCGCAAGACCTTCCTGGACTTTTTTGCGTCCAAGGGGCACACCATTGTTCCGTCCAGCCCGCTGGTTCCCGGCAACGACCCGACGCTGATGTTCACCAACTCCGGCATGGTGCAGTTCAAGGATGTGTTCCTGGGCACCGACAAGCGCCCCTACACCCGGGCGACGAGCGTGCAGACCTGCCTGCGCGCGGGCGGCAAGCACAACGACTTGGAAAACGTGGGCTACACCGCGCGCCACCATACCTTCTTCGAAATGCTGGGCAACTGGTCCTTTGGCGACTACTTCAAGCGCGAATCGCTGAAGTGGGCCTGGGAGTTGCTGACCGAGGTCTACAAGCTGCCGGCAGAGAAGCTGCTGGCGACCGTCTACGAAGAAGACGACGAAGCCTACGACATCTGGACCAAGGAAATCGGTCTGCCCCCGGAGCGCGTGATCCGCATCGGCGACAACAAGGGTGGCCGCTATAAGAGCGACAACTTCTGGATGATGGCCGACACCGGCCCTTGCGGCCCCTGCTCCGAGATCTTCTACGACCACGGCCCGCACATTGCCGGTGGCCCTCCAGGCTCGCCCGATGAAGATGGTGACCGTTTCATCGAGATCTGGAACAACGTGTTCATGCAGTTCGACATGGCCGAAGACGGCTCGGTCAAGCCGCTGCCAGCCCCTTGCGTGGATACCGGCATGGGCCTGGAGCGCCTGGCCGCCATCTTGCAGCATGTGCACAGCAACTACGAAATCGACCTGTTCCAGGCCCTCATCAAGGGCGCTGGACGCGAGACGCATATCGAAGATCTGGAAACCCCTTCGCTGAAGGTGATCGCCGACCACATCCGCGCCACCGCCTTCCTGGTGGCCGATGGCGTGATCCCGTCGAACGAAGGTCGCGGCTATGTGCAGCGCCGCATCATCCGCCGCGCGATTCGCCACGGCTACAAGCTCGGCCAGAAGACCCCCTTCTTCCACAAGCTGGTCAAGGATCTGGTTGCCGTGATGGGCGATGCCTACCCCAAGATCCGCGAGCAAGAGGCGCGTATCACCGAGGTGCTGAAGGTCGAGGAGGAGCGCTTCTTCGAGACCC contains the following coding sequences:
- a CDS encoding AI-2E family transporter; the encoded protein is MFNNHPLHDKAFILLLIGVSIAFFAVLFPFQGAVFWAVIFAVVFTPLHKKILVRLPKYPTIAALITLMLCLVLVILPLILLSISLAKEAATIYESVHSGEMNFGQYFQQIYNAMPQWVLDLLTRFNLNDPRVIQEKISGISVQASQYVATKVLAIGQNTMGFLVSFCIMLYLLFFFLRDGKTLIRKILAATPLDDSHKRKLGAKFITVVRATVKGNLAVAATQGALGGIIFWILGIEASLLWGVVMAFLSLLPAVGAAIVWGPVAIYYFATGSTTEGLILTGYGAGIMGMVDNVLRPLLVGKDTKMPDYLILISTLGGLSLFGLTGFVIGPLIAALFIAVWDLFAPQAHISDSAEVDNSAK
- a CDS encoding 2-oxoglutarate dehydrogenase E1 component, with the protein product MSDTNSVYQAYQGNTYLFGGNAPYVEEMYENYLDNPGSVPDTWRAYFDALQNVPALDGSNSKDVPHLPVVNAFAERAKQGGTKVVVASGADSELGRKRTAVQQLIAAYRNVGARWADLDPLKRQERPEIPELDPAFYGFADADQETVFNTSNTFFGKESMPLRELLNALRETYCGTLGAEYMYASEQNQKRWWQQKLETIRSKPAFNADQKKRILDRLTAAEGLERFLHTKYVGQKRFSLEGGESFIVAMDQLINAAGVTGVQEIVIGMAHRGRLNVLVNTLGKMPKDLFAEFDHTAPEELTAGDVKYHQGFSSDVSTVGGPVHLSLAFNPSHLEIVNPVVEGSVRSRMDRRNDPQGKQVLPVLVHGDAAFAGQGVNQETLALSETRGYTTGGTVHIIINNQIGFTTSDPRDLRSTTYCTDIVKMIDSPVLHVNGDDPEAVALAMQMALDFRMEFAKDIVVDIICYRKLGHNEQDTPALTQPLMYKKIAQHPGTRKLYADKLATQGLGETLGDDMAKAYRAAMDAGKHTVDPVLTNFKSQYAVDWSPFLNKKWTDVADTAIPVAEWKRLAERVTTLPESVNPHQLVKKVYDDRAAMGRGDINVDWGMGETMAYASLVASGYPIRLSGEDSGRGTFTHRHSVVHDQKREKWDEGTYIPLQNVADNQAPFTVIDSILSEEAVLGFEYGYASNDPNTLVIWEAQFGDFANGAQVVIDQFIASGEVKWGRVNGLTLMLPHGYEGQGPEHSSARLERFMQLSADQNMQVTQPTTAAQIFHLLRRQMVRPLRKPLIIMTPKSLLRNKDATSPVSEFTSGGFQTVIGERDEAIVANADKVKRVIACSGKVYYDLVKKRTEEGSTDVAIIRVEQLYPFPHKVFAAELKKYSNAKDIVWCQDEPQNQGAWFFVQHYIHENMIDGQKLGYSGRAPSASPAVGYSHLHQEQQKALVEGAFAKLKGFVLTK
- the odhB gene encoding 2-oxoglutarate dehydrogenase complex dihydrolipoyllysine-residue succinyltransferase, with the protein product MAIVEVKVPQLSESIAEATMLTWKKKAGEAVAVDEILIEIETDKVVLEVPAPAAGVLTEIVQGDGATVIAEQLIAKIDTEAVAGAAAAPAAAAPAPAAAAPAPAAAPAAAGGNKGDVAMPAAAKLLADNNLAVGAVAGSGKDGRVTKGDVLAAVAGGVKSTAAAIPTGAPTKSLPQVASPAAAQDLGERPEQRVPMSRLRARIAERLLQSQSTNAILTTFNEVNMAPVMALRKKFQDDFTKEHGVKLGFMSFFVKAAVHALKKYPVLNASVDGSDIIYHGYFDIGIAVGSPRGLVVPILRNADQMSFADIEKKIAEFGKKAADGKLGIEDMTGGTFSISNGGTFGSMMSTPIINPPQSAILGVHATKDRAVVENGQVVVRPMNYFAMSYDHRIIDGREAVLGLVAMKDALEDPSRLLFDL
- the lpdA gene encoding dihydrolipoyl dehydrogenase yields the protein MSKQFDVVVIGGGPGGYVAAIRAAQLGMQVACIDEWKNAAGGPALGGTCTNVGCIPSKALLQSSEHFEHANLHFADHGISTGKVSMDVAKMIARKDTVVKQNNDGIQYLFKKNKITFFHGRGSFVKAVDGGYEIKVAGKEEESITGKQIIVATGSNARALPGTPFDEERILSNDGALRLGAAPKKLALIGAGVIGLEMGSVWRRLGTEVTVLEGMDKFLSAVDDQIAKEAKKSFDKQGLKIELGVKVGEIKADKKGVQISYTNAKGEAQQLDVDRLIVSIGRVANTIGLAAEAVGLALDERGAIVVDENCKTNLPGVWAVGDVVRGPMLAHKAEEEGVAVAERIAGQHGHVNFATIPWVIYTSPEIAWVGRTEQQLKADGVAYKAGTFPFLANGRARALGDTTGMVKFLADAKTDEILGVHMVGPMVSELISEAVVAMEFKASSEDIARICHAHPSLSEATKEAALAVDKRTLNF
- the zapE gene encoding cell division protein ZapE → MGTAVRDAYEAELKAKGFQSDPAQMRAVDALQRCADEWEVYKNKRSNPLKKLINHPDIPKGVYMYGGVGRGKSFIMDCFFNAVPLRRKVRLHFHEFMREVQRELTLLKGTQDPLDVLGAKIAKKYKLICFDEFHVADITDAMILYRLLLALFNNGVGFVTTSNFTPDGLYPDGLHRDRILPAIDLLNERMDVINVDNGTDYRRRALELAQLYHTPLGPEADAAMEQTFATLAEVPDEKPVFKIESRELKPRRRAGGVIWFDFHELCVNPRSQNDYLELATQFHTVLLSNVPQMFVNMASPARRFTWLIDVLYDRRVKLILSAAVPPEQLYTEGPLSHEFPRTVSRLNEMQSQEYLSLERRVVDTALT